The Phycisphaerales bacterium AB-hyl4 genome contains a region encoding:
- a CDS encoding sugar-transfer associated ATP-grasp domain-containing protein, with protein MAVVLEQHEEQGAGPQGSGLRSRVGRWLPTRVRQLLSMDHPKVTMPWTAYRWRQDECSQLRRLADQLYLRRRRFARLAAGVAWPLAAWRLAWQGAYSEAGEFARLRGGGPPWRQVLAMMWLAVRYNIVPETYYHFRFYLPERRRDVLKYIHHHDICVLFPHVRLPGAGELGDKRKFWTTCRAKGLPSVPIFAFAEGGRVEPTDGQAELKLPACGLFIKPTDWYCGRGTERWAYDPDTRQWLRDGVRCDHDQMVAHLKSLASDRLFLLQPQLRNDASMAKWTPGGLSTVRVVTFRLDDEVQTLAACMRMPRGDAHVDNFHAGGIAAAVDVATGRLSAGVTLFPIGADLDVHPDTGERIEGELLTCWNELNELARAAHEATQYTGFVGWDVTMSTDGPVVVEANFTLCVKILQMCYGKPLGDTNFYACFHDLLQHPAVREAIAQRDHSPGM; from the coding sequence ATGGCCGTGGTGCTTGAGCAGCATGAAGAGCAAGGAGCGGGGCCGCAAGGCAGCGGCTTACGCTCACGCGTCGGGCGTTGGTTGCCGACGCGCGTGCGGCAGCTTCTGAGCATGGATCACCCGAAGGTCACCATGCCGTGGACGGCGTACCGCTGGCGGCAGGATGAGTGCAGTCAGTTGAGGCGGCTGGCGGATCAGCTGTATCTGAGGCGTCGTCGATTCGCGCGGCTGGCGGCGGGGGTGGCGTGGCCGCTGGCGGCGTGGCGGCTGGCGTGGCAGGGGGCGTACAGCGAGGCGGGCGAGTTTGCCCGGTTGCGTGGCGGGGGTCCGCCGTGGCGGCAGGTGCTGGCGATGATGTGGCTGGCGGTGCGTTACAACATCGTGCCGGAGACGTATTACCATTTTCGCTTTTATCTGCCGGAGCGCCGCCGGGATGTGCTTAAGTACATCCATCATCACGATATTTGCGTGCTGTTTCCGCACGTTCGGCTGCCTGGTGCGGGCGAGTTGGGGGACAAGCGAAAGTTCTGGACGACCTGTCGCGCGAAGGGACTGCCGAGCGTGCCGATCTTCGCGTTCGCGGAAGGCGGGCGGGTCGAGCCGACCGATGGGCAGGCGGAGCTGAAGTTGCCGGCCTGCGGGCTGTTCATCAAACCGACGGACTGGTACTGCGGCCGGGGCACGGAGCGTTGGGCGTACGACCCGGACACGCGGCAGTGGCTGCGTGACGGTGTGCGATGCGATCATGATCAGATGGTGGCACACTTGAAGTCGTTGGCGTCGGATCGGCTGTTTCTTCTGCAGCCGCAGTTGCGCAACGATGCGTCGATGGCGAAGTGGACGCCGGGCGGCCTGAGCACGGTGCGGGTGGTGACGTTTCGGCTTGATGATGAAGTGCAGACCCTCGCGGCGTGTATGCGGATGCCGAGGGGTGATGCTCATGTTGATAATTTTCATGCGGGCGGGATCGCCGCGGCGGTGGACGTGGCGACGGGCCGACTCTCTGCCGGCGTGACGCTGTTTCCCATCGGGGCCGACCTGGACGTGCACCCGGACACGGGCGAGCGCATCGAAGGTGAGCTGCTGACCTGCTGGAACGAGCTGAACGAGTTGGCCCGCGCGGCGCACGAGGCGACGCAATACACCGGCTTCGTAGGGTGGGACGTGACGATGAGCACGGACGGGCCGGTGGTGGTTGAAGCGAACTTCACGCTTTGCGTGAAGATTCTGCAGATGTGCTATGGCAAGCCATTGGGCGACACGAATTTTTACGCCTGCTTCCACGACCTGCTGCAACACCCGGCGGTACGCGAGGCGATCGCGCAGCGCGATCACTCGCCGGGGATGTAG